The genomic window TCACTAATACTTAATAACATATCTTTGCAGTTTCTATTCATATTTTAACACAGAGACTGAATAGATGCTATACTAAACCCTGTAATCTATAAAGCACATTGCAATTTATTCTATAACGATTTATAATGAAGTTTATAGATTATTTCTTCTCCCCATTTTCATATTCCCATCATAATTTTACAAGGAGGCTTCCATGAAAAAACAGTTTGATAACCCTTATTTGCAGCTTAGTGAACCAAAATCATCTTTAGATTTTTTAAGCAACCTCGAAGAAAGAAAAAGCTCCTTCTATCCTTTGCAATCTCTTTTAGGAGTCCTGGGAGTGATTCTTATTTTCCTGAGTTTTCGGGATCCCCTTTATTTTTTCATCGGAGCAGGCCTTCTTTTTCTAAGGGTCTTTTGGCGAAAGAAGAGTGACCCCTTACTGTCTGCCTTGCAACAGAGCAAACTATACTATCGGAAAAAACGATTTGATAAGTGTTTAGCCTCTTTAGATCGTTTAATAGAAGAGTATCCTAACAATCACGGCCTAAAGCTTATCCAAGGTGAATGTTATTTACATATGAATCGATTGGATGAAGCTTACAAT from Isachenkonia alkalipeptolytica includes these protein-coding regions:
- a CDS encoding tetratricopeptide repeat protein, whose amino-acid sequence is MKKQFDNPYLQLSEPKSSLDFLSNLEERKSSFYPLQSLLGVLGVILIFLSFRDPLYFFIGAGLLFLRVFWRKKSDPLLSALQQSKLYYRKKRFDKCLASLDRLIEEYPNNHGLKLIQGECYLHMNRLDEAYNVYKNAFEQSPESFSSETSQKHMVYLLFLIVHFRDFQLGERVAEFYRVKNNSEFFIVLWSNYYLGIIHYFNEDQQRALKHFKKVYNLNSDFKNIPELLKKVKQQENIETLL